Part of the Salmo trutta chromosome 2, fSalTru1.1, whole genome shotgun sequence genome, TATTTTGACTGACGTTAGCTAAATAGTAACGTTGAATTGTATTGCGATACTGTTTCATAAAGACAGCATAaatagttagctagttaacgtcTCTTTCCAGTTCATCatggcctagctagctagctagccatccatccatccagggactacctagctagctagctaccccacgATTCTACAGTGAGTCAGCACGACACACAAACCGGCTCTTGTCAGTGTATAAAACTGCCTTTGCGATGACTTAAATCAAACAGAAATGCAAAAATAAGACGAGCCTTTCTCGGCTGAACGCCCACAACATCACTTACCAATAGAATGTAGAATATCAATAGAAGCGTTACGATCCGTGCTAATAAGAGACTGAGCTCTCTGAAACTCAACCACTGCCGCAGCCGCCATCTTACCTATTCAAAAGCTGCCTGCCTACAACAGTCAAGAATGCGATAGGAAATACGTAAATGAGCTACGCAGATACATCACGAGAGGGAGCCAAATATActttctgggaattgtagttcaGTATTTTACATTAACCAGTTTGATATACATTATAGCACAATGTTCCTATTTTGTCATGCTGACTCATGTTATCAAATAAATTGTAGCAGAATGTCATGATCATTTTACTTAAGACCACCATTCATaatttactgtaggcctacaggaCTATTTAAACCAAAGTGGTCCGTTCATGAAATAAGTGAAAATTGAGCTGGAtgatagacatttacatttacatttaagtcatttagcagacgctcttatccagagcgacttacaaattggtccattcaccttaagatatccagtggaacaaccactttacaatagtgcatctaaatctttttttttgggggggggggggggggggggggggttagaaggattactttatcctatcccaggtattccttaaagaggtggggtttcaggtgtctccggaaggtggtgattgactccgctgtcctggcaagCACATCTTACATCCCACCTAATCTCCATACATGCTGGTGTAGACTATAGGAATTTGCTGGATCATGTGTTTATTAAAATGGTAGGATGTTATGGTAAATTAATACACCCCTATTAGTTCTGTACAATGACAGCTAGACACTTAAAAACGGGATGGTGCATCAGAAGAGATTTCATCCTGCACAATTTCAAATAAATGgcctaaatacattttttgtaataTCAGGTTATCCCTAAGCTACGTTGTTATGTATGCCCCTCGTTTTAATAGCTTAGATGCGATCGAACATGTAGGTTATTAGTAAATACAAATAGTTTTCATGTGGACATGTATTTATTGGCTAGGCCTACTTGTATTGTGTGATTGAAACAACCCTAGTCTACATGCTGAAAATCATTAATTGTTTTTCAAGAAATGGATTTCAGTTCATTGAGTGCATTGTGCTTTGAGTTCATTGAATGTTTGTTGTGATGGGGCGGAGTTGCAAATCTGTATGTAGCCTATCTCCGCTGCGCTGTATCAGCAAAATAAATGGACAGCGCACTACACACTAAACACTAGTGAATATAGACTACAAGATAGATAGGGAAATTCACCTATTACAAACAGCCTTTGTGACTGCAGCCACACACAGCTGCAAATTACAGCACCACGGACAGAGCACAGAGCGGCGCCCGACCACTGTCTTTCTCTTATTTTACACCAGCCATCCTTTCACTAGCCACAAGCTAGTGAGAGCGCAAAGAAACCCTCGAACCCGTATCTCTTGAGGTGAGGACCAAATGCACATCTTCATATCAGCATCCGTTCCACAGTTGCCTACCTACCGCCTGCGCAGCAGAGAGACTGGCGATTTCTTGGCTATGTCAAGGTGTGCGGATATTCTGGCTTGATTAACGCCTTTTCTTTTCTTGGATTGTACGGTGTTATGTTTTTTAACCGCATTTTCCAAGATGGTTAATAAGGTTTCACCTTGATGTGCACCATTTCAAAGGAATTAGCTGTTACTGTTAAAGAAGCCATCACTGCAGTGCTATTATTTTCATTGACTGGAGGAAAAATATCAAGTAAGTAtaatatttttatattattttataatgtGTCTAATATCGTAACCTATTTCGAAGGATAACTTGCTGAATTATTGTAAACATCAAAATGTAAGAATATAGGCGACACGCCACTGAGAAAAATTGGCTATGCTGCTAGATTTTAAGGTATTCTATATTTATTTGAATAACACTTTGCATAACACGAGGCTACCCATATGCACCATAATAAACATGAGTCATGTCAAAGCGGTTAGTTGGAATTCTGCATTTTTATTAGGAAGAGGACGCTCaattcagaaccatggacagcagcCTATGTACACAACCGCATAACAGCCTTGGAATCAAAGCTTGCCGCTAAACAAACTGTCTTGCTCTTTCAATTAACACGTAAaatagcaaaatatattttagattttctaACAACTCGTCTAGCCTGCTTGAAAGGTTTTTGTGGCTGTTTTGGTTATGGCTGAATCAAAAAAAAATGCTCAACGCACATCATGAGCTGTAAACACATTATTAGTCTAGCCTAAATATGCAAATGTTGTTATACAACATAGTGCATAGCAGTAATTCGTTTATATTCGGATTATATTACAAACCTCGTTTTAAAAGTGGATGATTTAGGCTATCAAAGGCGACCTTCACATAAAGGTGTTTACATTTCAGGTTTCCATTTGAAATAGAAGGTGCTAGCCAACTATATGAGCAGGAATGCATCCTTCGTTAGGCTTCAATCGAATGAAATGATGTTCATGTAAATCAGGATGTGAGCTTCGAGCAAAGCATTGTTCTTAGAAGAGAAATTTGATATGGGCTGAAAGATGTGCATGCCTTAATCAACAATTGATGAGCCAGATGTGATCTTTTTATAATCGGTACCAATAGTTTAGCGGAAATCTGATTGAAACTAGCTAACCTGCTCTCGATTTCAATTCAACAGGAATTGAATGTGTAGAGACCACGGTAAACGTTGCTGTAAATTGGGCGGCTGTTAGATTTGTTTGAAAGGTATAGAGATGGTTTTTACATCGGTTTACCATGCGGATAGTCAGGAAGCAAGCAATGTTGTTGCCTCAACTAGCTTGTTGTTATTGCTGTCTGATTTGCTGAGTGCTAAGATACGTCATAATATTCCCTGGCATAGGCCCTACATTCACCTTTCTATTTTAATTTACCAAGTCAAATCAATACAGCGAATTAGTCTTTTCAATGTGGATGACCGAGCACTTGTCGATATAGAATTGACTGTGTACACATTTATGAAAGCATGTCTGAATGTTTTGGTAATTCCTGTGAATTATTAGAGACAAGCAAGATATCTCAACATAGCCTTCACAGCATCCTTTTATGACATGCTCTTTTATTAGGACAACGCAGACGCTTGGTTTCAGGACCAAGGACAGCAGCCGATTTACACAACCATATCAATGCTTGTCGCCAAACAATCCATCTTTATCTTCAATTAGTAAGAAATATTGAAATATTTTAGGATTTTTTCAAATGTAAAATCAATATCGCAATGACAGCCGAGATATCTGATTCTCGACATCAAATACAATTTATATTGCTCAAAATGATGTACACACAACCTTAATGTCAATGATACAATTAAAGTGGGAACATGTAGCTACTAGCTACTGAAGCCATGCATTTTGTTTTCCACAGGCACTATTGACCCAGCTGAGAAGAAGAGCTAAGTGCCCAGAGAGAATCTACTCAGATCAACTCCTAATCCATCCAGCACGTACCTTCCTATCAGGACCTACCGTGGCATTAGATGCCTGAGAGGAACCCACACTTGTAGCCAGGGTCTCCCAGCTCAGAAGCGTTGAGGCCCTCAGGATCTCCCCTGCCATTCTCTCTGGTCTGTCATCCACTAACGAAATTGCTACTCGGTCACCATGGGAaccgttctgtctctctctcccagctaCAGGAAGGCGTCCCTCTTCGAAGATGGACCAGCCACGGTGGGCCACTACACAGCTGTTCAGAATAGCAAGAATGCCAAAGACAAGAACCTGAAGCGTCACTCGCTCATCAACGTTCTGCCATGGAAGCGCATCGTGGCAGTGTCAGCCAAGAAAAAGGGCTCCAAGAAGGTGCAGCCCAACACCACCTATCAGAATAATGTGACCCATCTCAACAATGAGAACCTGAAGAAGTCTCAGTCCTGCGCCAACCTGTCCACCTTCACCCAGGACCAGAGCACCCCAGCCCTCGTCAAGAGCTCCAACAACGCTGTCTCGTCGGTCAAGAAAGCCCCCCTAACCAACTCCAATGCGGCCCCCGGCACGCCCAAGAGGGTGATCGTCCAGGCCTCCACCAGCGAGCTGTTGCGCTGCCTGGGTGAGTTCCTGTGCCGGCGCTGCTACAGACTAAAGCACATGTGTCCCACCGACCCGGTCCTGTGGCTGCGGAGCGTGGACCGCTCTCTGCTCCTCCAGGGCTGGCAAGACCAGGGGTTCATCACCCCGGCCAACGTGGTGTTTGTCTACATGTTGTGCCGCGATGTGGTTTCCTCTGAGGTGGCAAGCGAACATGAGCTGCAGGCCGTGCTGCTCACCTGCCTCTACCTGTCCTACTCCTACATGGGCAACGAGATCTCCTACCCACTGAAACCCTTCCTGGTGGAGAGCTCCAGGGACATCTTCTGGGACCGCTGCCTGTCCATCATCAACCTGATGAGCGCTAAGATGCTTCAGATCAACTCGGACCCGCACTATTTCACCCAGGTGTTTGCCGACCTGAAGAACGAAAgtcagaaggaggaggagaggagccgcTTGCTCATTGGTCTGGACCGGTGAGGGTCCTGGGGAGAGGGGCCGGGGAGGGGGCAGGGGCCTACTCCAGTCTGGCATTTCAAAATGGGGGGAGGGGGATTGGTTGAGGGAGTAGGAAGAGGGGAGTGGGGAAGTTTTGATGGGAAGAGATTCATTTTGAGGGTTGATATAAGGGTAAATTGGTTTAGATATACCCCAAAAGTTTTTGATTATAAGCATGTTTAACAGCTAATATTACAACAGTTCACTGGAAGAGGGACATGAGAACACAGtttgattaaaaataaattacattttatgGTAAAAATATTATTTATCTAAATTTTTCTTAAAACCAACTAATGTTTTTCGAAAGGAAAGAGGATTGTATTTTCACTGCACCTAAGAATGAAAGCTTTTGACACCTAAAAAAAAAATGCCAGACTTGGGTACATCCTCTGTTTACGTACATGTAtataaaaacattgaaaatacaaaaccaacaataatacacataaaaaaaaataaacaatagaaAAGGAACACAAATCTGCAGCTATGAATGTGTAGAGGACTGAGGCCAGCCACCTGCTGACTGTCTGAGATGCACTGCCTATTGTGTGTCTGGGCTACTACTCACATCATGGATGAACAGACAAGCTGCAACCCTGGTTCTTTAGACTCTGAAGTGTACACCCTGTTCTGCTGCAGTGTAAACATTATTTGACCTGAAAGGAAAAGTGGGGCCACCGATGCAGATTCATGTTGTTGTGCGTTTATTGCTTGTGACTTGGCGAGAGGGGTTTGGTGGAGAAAGATTGGTTCAGAAGGACTTGAAAAAAAAGCCTGCCTTGCATTGTGGGATTTTTGTGACCACAACACAACAGGACATGAGGAATTACAGTACAACCTAAGACACAACACTTGATGGTCACAATACATGTTAAGAAAGACCTACTTTATTTTcatctcagaaaaaaatgtatggatgTTCAAAGGCTCAAGCCCAGGGAAGCTTATTTATTGCGCTTTGTCTTTTTTTAAACGTAGAAATAATAGCCTAATGCACGTGTGCCATGCAATTTTTGGAGGGCAGGAATGACTTAACTGCATCTGCATTAGAGAATGCTGTGAACAAAGTGATAACTAGTTTATTTAGCTATGCTTGCTTAAATAGGCTATTTGTTTACCAAGGATTTATTTTGTACTTTTGTCTGAAGGTTGTGTCTAAAAACACTTTGGAATGAAGGTCCATATTGTGCTATAAGAAATTCAGCATTAACAAATGTTTAACTAGTGCCATATCTTTGATGAAAATCCTGTAGGTCTGAAAACACAGCGAAAGATGTCCAAATGTTGAGTGAACTTAATTTATTGTAATTTTATGTTCTCTTGGCACATCCCTTGTAATCAAAAGATCATGAATGAATGATCAATTGGTCTATTTCAAATAACAGGATATGGTGGGAATGAAGATTGATGGTTGTTGCAAATGAATGTTCCATGAAATAAGCTATAGATTAGCCCTAGATTAACAACCAATAAAAATCTGACCATCAACAAAGTAACCAACACATCAGAGAGACCTTGAGTAAAGACAAAACCCCTTAGAACCTTTAGCACCCCTAGAACCCTAGGCACAGAGCAATCCCAAACCCAACACACCACCCAGCTCCACATATCAACAAGACAACATAACCATCAGCCAATGGCAGGGCATTTCACTCAAAACCACTCAGTGGCACAGCAGAAACATTTACAGGCAGCCTCCCCTGGAGTAATCTCTCCATGCCAATATTAATCAAATCTAAGACAACAATGTATTCAGCTGGGGAGGAGATGAGGTCATGGTCAGGTTAGATTCTAGTTGACCTTCATGGAGATAATCAGGTTTTCAAATCAGCTGAAGCCACTAGGATAAATGGAAGAGCATAGAGGGAAATAGGAACACCATGGCAACCTGGACTACATCTACATGAGAGCTTATGGAGCAGTCAAGATACATGGCTATCATTTGCATTGAAGAATTGTAGAGGCTAAAAAAGATTATAGAACTGATAGCACCTCCATCTCCAATAACTGAGATAAAAGGGAGGTGGTAGGTTTTTCTGTCAACCACTGATATAGGTTGTAAGAGATACGTCAAATTGAATCCAGAGATTAACAGGAATATGTTTTCTATAGTACACAGTACAGAGCCTTAACTGGACCTTAAGGGGAAAAAAACTAACAAATGAAAATAACGCACATAAAAACAAGCGACTAAAAAGTAGTATTTGCCAGCTTTTTATCACCTCAAAAGTGAGAAATTACGCATGCTTTCTTTCAGTAGTTGATTCTCAAATTTCTTTCTAGAAATGCAAAATG contains:
- the cdk5r1b gene encoding cyclin-dependent kinase 5 activator 1b; this encodes MGTVLSLSPSYRKASLFEDGPATVGHYTAVQNSKNAKDKNLKRHSLINVLPWKRIVAVSAKKKGSKKVQPNTTYQNNVTHLNNENLKKSQSCANLSTFTQDQSTPALVKSSNNAVSSVKKAPLTNSNAAPGTPKRVIVQASTSELLRCLGEFLCRRCYRLKHMCPTDPVLWLRSVDRSLLLQGWQDQGFITPANVVFVYMLCRDVVSSEVASEHELQAVLLTCLYLSYSYMGNEISYPLKPFLVESSRDIFWDRCLSIINLMSAKMLQINSDPHYFTQVFADLKNESQKEEERSRLLIGLDR